One genomic region from Uloborus diversus isolate 005 chromosome 2, Udiv.v.3.1, whole genome shotgun sequence encodes:
- the LOC129216127 gene encoding venom protein 164-like: protein MFLNVKLLVLTFCITATVALKRCESSDDCGEDECCVNYVLTSVLGGICRNMRNEGESCTPLVKDNNEVPSMYHFQCPCKEGLECKATHEIRLGEHIIRHRPECVIPGDETTDDSNEVPNIEE, encoded by the exons ATGTTTCTAAACGTGAAGTTACTAGTTTTGACGTTTTGCATCACCGCTACA GTAGCCTTAAAGAGATGTGAAAGTTCTGATGACTGTGGCGAAGACGAATGTTGCGTAAATTACGTGCTCACTTCAGTTCTGGGCGGAATTTGCAGAAATATGAGAAATGAAG GTGAATCTTGTACGCCACTTGTGAAGGACAACAACGAAGTACCCAGTATGTATCACTTCCAGTGCCCATGCAAAGAGGGTTTAGAATGCAAAGCTACACATGAAATTAGACTTGGAGAG cACATCATTCGACACAGACCTGAATGTGTAATTCCTGGAGATGAAACAACTGATGACAGCAATGAAGTTCCTAATATTGAAGAATAG
- the LOC129216129 gene encoding venom protein 164-like, with protein sequence MKLSLVALLLLSCTALTFGKRCRTFNDCEKTECCVSYSFFPALGGCCKRLRNEGESCSLVTRGRNEISRYQCPCKEGLTCKAQKEFKLGHNTFPCRTECVMTKDPDDNEIPEPDVE encoded by the exons ATGAAGTTGAGCCTGGTTGCACTTTTACTTCTTTCCTGCACAGCC CTTACATTCGGAAAAAGGTGTCGAACTTTTAATGACTGCGAAAAGACTGAATGTTGTGTGAGTTATTCTTTTTTCCCTGCATTGGGTGGTTGCTGCAAAAGGCTCAGAAATGAAG GAGAATCTTGCAGTCTTGTAACTAGAGGAAGAAACGAAATTTCAAGATATCAGTGTCCATGTAAGGAGGGACTCACATGTAAAGCTCAGAAGGAATTCAAGCTAGGACAT aacaCTTTCCCATGTCGCACAGAATGCGTGATGACAAAAGACCCTGACGATAATGAAATTCCTGAACCAGACGTGGAATAA